Proteins found in one Candidatus Omnitrophota bacterium genomic segment:
- a CDS encoding electron transport complex subunit E: MKNLVKEFAKGIIRENPTFVLILGLCPTLAVSVSVANGIGMGIAATFVLLGSSLIVSLIRDFIPDKIRIPCYIVIIATFVTIAELCMKAYSPVLDRALGIYVPLIVVNCMVLGRAEAFACKNSFSSSFCDGLGMGVGFTLALILISAIREFLGSGQILGHTLIKGFEPVFVFGMPSGALLVIGLLLGFFNLLKKR; encoded by the coding sequence ATGAAAAATCTCGTTAAAGAATTTGCCAAGGGTATTATCAGAGAAAATCCTACTTTTGTTCTTATTTTAGGATTATGTCCGACACTAGCAGTTTCTGTTTCAGTGGCTAACGGCATTGGCATGGGGATTGCAGCAACCTTTGTGCTTTTGGGTTCAAGTCTGATTGTTTCTTTAATCAGGGATTTTATTCCCGATAAAATACGTATTCCATGTTATATCGTGATCATCGCTACTTTTGTTACTATTGCAGAATTATGCATGAAAGCTTATAGTCCGGTTTTGGATCGGGCTTTAGGTATTTACGTTCCGTTGATTGTAGTTAATTGTATGGTTTTGGGCCGCGCAGAAGCATTTGCCTGCAAGAATAGTTTCTCTAGTTCATTCTGCGATGGTCTGGGCATGGGGGTTGGTTTTACTCTGGCGCTTATTCTTATTTCAGCGATAAGGGAATTTTTAGGCTCAGGCCAGATATTGGGCCATACATTAATTAAAGGATTTGAGCCGGTATTTGTCTTCGGTATGCCTTCAGGAGCGCTGTTAGTAATTGGTTTGTTGCTTGGTTTTTTTAACCTGCTAAAGAAGCGGTAA
- a CDS encoding RnfABCDGE type electron transport complex subunit A, which translates to MDIQQFLTIFISAVFIYNVILSRFLGICSFIAISKETKPALAMSSAVMFVIVMSSIITWFVYRFLLLPFNLAYLRTISFILVIAAFVQLVEMVVRKVSPQLYRAFGIYLPLITVNCAVLGVAVLNIDMFFVNGKAVVGSFYYSVFQGVCVGLGYTLAMLLMSGIRERLELCNIPKSLKDFPLAFIIASILSLSFMGFSGFSH; encoded by the coding sequence GTGGATATTCAGCAATTCCTGACAATATTTATTTCCGCGGTATTTATTTACAATGTTATATTATCGCGCTTTTTAGGGATTTGTTCTTTTATTGCAATCTCCAAGGAAACTAAACCTGCTTTGGCGATGAGTTCTGCGGTAATGTTTGTTATTGTTATGTCTTCTATTATTACCTGGTTTGTTTATCGTTTCCTGCTTTTGCCTTTTAATCTTGCTTATTTGCGCACAATTTCATTTATTTTAGTTATCGCTGCTTTTGTACAGCTGGTAGAGATGGTAGTCAGGAAGGTTAGCCCACAGCTTTACCGGGCATTCGGAATTTACCTGCCCTTAATTACTGTCAATTGTGCGGTATTAGGCGTAGCAGTATTAAATATCGATATGTTTTTTGTAAATGGTAAAGCGGTTGTGGGAAGTTTTTATTATTCTGTTTTTCAGGGTGTATGTGTGGGGTTAGGATATACTTTGGCGATGCTTTTAATGAGCGGGATAAGAGAGAGGCTGGAACTTTGCAATATTCCAAAATCTTTAAAGGATTTTCCCCTGGCTTTTATCATTGCTTCAATTTTAAGTTTAAGTTTTATGGGTTTTAGCGGGTTCTCCCACTAA
- a CDS encoding RnfABCDGE type electron transport complex subunit B, which yields MMEILIAVLVLGGLGLLFGMGLAIASKKLAVQINPKLDEVFHLLPGANCGACGNPGCFGFAESLLAGRATLERCRVCSEEAKEKIARIMGIALEKQTKKIATLHCNGGIRVKDKYLYNGVQDCITANLVLGGPKSCVFACLGFGTCVTACPFGAISMSAEKLPVVDKVKCRSCNKCVLVCPKKLFSLVSMTYPVYVACSSHDFGKEVKNVCPVGCIACKLCEKTCRFDAIHVIDNLAVIDYHKCTSCKECVPVCPAKTIRVRE from the coding sequence ATGATGGAAATTTTAATTGCGGTATTAGTTTTGGGTGGTTTGGGGTTATTGTTTGGCATGGGGCTAGCTATTGCTTCAAAAAAATTAGCAGTTCAAATTAATCCGAAATTGGATGAAGTGTTTCATTTGTTGCCTGGAGCAAATTGCGGTGCATGCGGAAATCCCGGATGTTTTGGTTTTGCTGAAAGCCTGCTTGCAGGAAGGGCTACATTGGAGCGCTGCCGAGTTTGTAGTGAAGAGGCAAAGGAGAAGATCGCCAGGATTATGGGTATTGCTCTTGAGAAACAAACTAAAAAAATAGCCACTTTACATTGCAATGGCGGCATAAGAGTTAAGGATAAATATCTGTATAATGGTGTCCAGGATTGTATTACTGCCAATTTAGTTTTAGGAGGACCTAAGTCATGCGTTTTTGCTTGTCTTGGTTTTGGCACCTGTGTTACGGCCTGTCCGTTTGGGGCTATCAGCATGTCGGCTGAAAAATTACCGGTGGTGGATAAAGTCAAATGCCGTTCCTGTAACAAGTGTGTATTGGTTTGTCCGAAGAAGTTATTTTCTCTTGTATCTATGACTTATCCAGTATACGTGGCATGCAGCTCGCATGATTTTGGTAAAGAGGTAAAAAACGTTTGTCCTGTAGGTTGTATCGCTTGTAAATTATGTGAAAAAACCTGCAGATTTGATGCCATACATGTAATAGATAATCTGGCAGTGATCGATTACCATAAATGTACTTCCTGTAAAGAATGCGTACCGGTTTGTCCGGCTAAAACCATAAGAGTAAGAGAATGA
- a CDS encoding AAA family ATPase, whose protein sequence is MNWKKFKFYISLYWVRITIISVATVALIILTMIIIKGLRAWSEAESYLRQSQLASAPLSIFMYLVIGLIQTFVFVYMINWVQMKGGQKFSQSKKKSIAGETIGITWADVIGMDEAKQEALEIVKLITDRAELQRIGGKILKGILMLGPPGCGKTYLAKAIATECKLPFISMSGSEFVEMFVGVGAGRIRSLFKNARQLAELNGGCLIFIDEIDAVGAQRGLDSGFGGTSERNTTLNQLLVEMDGLKDKDYNIVIIGATNAPENYLDQALLRPGRFDRKIIVDKPNLDDRQKLFAYYLKTIKYDPVDVKIDRLARITVGQSPADIANIVREAALITIRNHNASISMKEIDEARERIALGIKRRIRLSEKEKWQTAYHEAGHAIVTYLLAPSKDVFKITITPRGPTGGATWIPEREDIFIEDSNQLLSKIKISLGSYAAEKIKYNATTSGVYGDFSNAMHYAHNMVWACGMGKSGFLGNWEINNKISEDTKAKLDADVQDILNNCMTEVTALLKKEEPLMDRLAKELVAKSELNYDEIEAIFKEFGKIRP, encoded by the coding sequence ATGAATTGGAAAAAATTTAAATTTTATATTAGCCTTTACTGGGTCAGGATAACAATAATATCAGTAGCTACGGTTGCCTTGATCATCCTCACCATGATTATCATAAAAGGCCTAAGAGCTTGGTCTGAGGCAGAATCGTATCTTAGGCAATCTCAGCTAGCTTCGGCCCCATTATCGATCTTTATGTATTTAGTCATCGGGCTTATTCAGACATTTGTTTTTGTCTATATGATAAATTGGGTTCAGATGAAAGGCGGGCAAAAATTCAGCCAATCCAAGAAAAAATCTATTGCCGGAGAAACAATCGGAATTACCTGGGCCGATGTAATCGGAATGGATGAAGCCAAACAAGAAGCTTTGGAAATAGTAAAACTTATTACCGACAGAGCAGAACTGCAACGTATCGGCGGAAAAATATTAAAAGGCATCCTAATGCTAGGGCCTCCGGGTTGCGGAAAAACTTACCTGGCCAAAGCAATCGCGACAGAATGTAAATTACCTTTTATATCCATGTCTGGCTCTGAATTCGTAGAGATGTTCGTAGGGGTCGGCGCCGGGCGTATAAGAAGTTTATTCAAAAATGCTAGGCAGTTGGCAGAATTAAACGGAGGATGCTTAATCTTTATCGATGAAATAGATGCTGTTGGTGCACAGCGTGGTCTGGATTCAGGTTTCGGAGGAACTTCTGAACGTAATACCACATTAAACCAGTTACTAGTTGAAATGGACGGCTTAAAAGATAAAGATTATAATATCGTTATAATCGGGGCAACTAACGCTCCGGAAAATTACTTAGACCAGGCGCTGTTACGTCCGGGAAGGTTTGACCGTAAAATAATTGTCGATAAACCCAACCTTGATGACCGCCAAAAACTATTTGCCTACTACCTTAAAACAATTAAATATGATCCTGTTGATGTAAAAATTGACCGCCTGGCGCGCATTACCGTCGGCCAAAGTCCTGCAGATATCGCTAATATCGTAAGAGAAGCAGCATTAATTACTATACGCAATCATAATGCATCAATCTCAATGAAGGAAATTGATGAAGCGCGAGAAAGAATTGCCTTAGGTATTAAACGTAGAATTCGATTGAGTGAAAAGGAAAAATGGCAAACTGCCTACCATGAAGCCGGCCATGCCATCGTTACCTACCTACTTGCTCCTTCTAAAGATGTCTTTAAAATTACGATCACCCCGCGCGGGCCAACCGGTGGCGCAACCTGGATCCCGGAAAGAGAAGATATTTTTATTGAAGACTCTAACCAGTTACTCAGTAAAATAAAAATTAGCCTTGGTTCATACGCGGCAGAGAAAATCAAATATAATGCCACAACCAGCGGAGTTTACGGTGATTTTTCCAACGCCATGCACTATGCCCATAATATGGTCTGGGCTTGCGGCATGGGTAAAAGTGGATTTTTAGGTAACTGGGAAATTAATAATAAAATATCTGAAGATACCAAAGCTAAACTGGACGCTGATGTACAGGATATATTAAATAACTGTATGACTGAAGTAACCGCATTACTTAAAAAAGAAGAACCTCTCATGGATCGACTGGCTAAAGAATTGGTAGCAAAAAGTGAACTCAACTACGATGAAATCGAAGCCATCTTTAAGGAGTTTGGTAAAATCCGGCCTTAA
- the purN gene encoding phosphoribosylglycinamide formyltransferase — protein sequence MSPVVPINLAIFASGNGSNFSAIVKAIKQNKIKIRMTILVCDRPEAFVIKRAQKAKIPIILVNRQDFSSRADFEGAIIQRLRSYKINLIVLAGFMRILSAFFVKRYHNRIMNIHPSLLPDFKGAQAIKDVLNHKVAMTGVTVHFIDEEVDSGPIILQQKIKIKKQDTLVSLEKRVHAVEHELYPEAIKLFIDGKIKIRGGTSS from the coding sequence ATGAGTCCAGTAGTTCCTATAAATCTAGCTATATTTGCTTCTGGTAATGGAAGTAATTTTTCGGCGATCGTTAAAGCGATAAAACAGAATAAAATTAAAATAAGGATGACGATTTTAGTTTGTGACAGGCCAGAGGCCTTTGTGATTAAGCGTGCTCAGAAAGCTAAAATTCCGATAATTTTAGTGAACCGCCAAGATTTCTCCAGCCGCGCTGATTTTGAAGGAGCAATAATTCAAAGATTAAGAAGCTATAAAATAAATTTAATTGTTTTGGCTGGATTTATGCGTATACTTAGTGCTTTTTTTGTTAAGCGATACCACAATCGTATTATGAATATCCATCCGTCGTTGCTTCCTGATTTTAAGGGTGCCCAGGCGATAAAAGATGTTCTTAATCATAAGGTAGCCATGACTGGAGTCACTGTGCATTTTATCGATGAAGAAGTGGATAGTGGCCCGATTATTCTGCAGCAAAAAATAAAAATAAAAAAACAAGACACCTTAGTTTCTCTTGAGAAGAGAGTCCATGCCGTAGAGCACGAGCTTTATCCTGAAGCCATTAAGTTATTTATTGATGGTAAAATAAAGATAAGAGGCGGTACGTCATCCTGA
- a CDS encoding RnfABCDGE type electron transport complex subunit D codes for MRSNLIVSGSPHIYKNESIPKIMWAVVLSVIPAGIAGVIIFGLDALWVILVAVTAAVLTELVFGLWTKKKITIFDGTAVITGILLAYNLPPNVPLWLPVVGAVFSIAIGKQVFGGLGQNIFNPALVGRVFLMASWPKYMITFAKPFSYDAVTAATPLAALKEGKILEHISYLDLFLGKRGGCIGEVCILALLIGAVFLLIRGYISWHIPVTYISTTAVLTYIFGGTHLFNGDWLFHVLNGGLILGAFFMATDYVATPLTARGQLIFGVGCGVFTVVIRLWGGYPEGVSYAILMMNAATPFIDRYTKNRIYGTR; via the coding sequence ATGAGAAGTAATCTTATAGTTTCGGGTTCGCCGCACATATATAAAAATGAATCCATACCCAAGATTATGTGGGCGGTGGTGCTTAGTGTTATTCCTGCCGGAATTGCCGGTGTAATTATATTTGGATTGGATGCTTTATGGGTGATATTAGTTGCAGTTACCGCTGCAGTGTTAACCGAATTGGTATTTGGGTTATGGACTAAGAAGAAGATTACGATTTTTGACGGCACAGCTGTAATTACCGGAATACTTCTGGCTTACAATCTACCGCCTAATGTGCCGTTGTGGTTACCGGTAGTTGGCGCGGTATTTTCTATTGCTATTGGTAAACAAGTTTTTGGCGGCTTAGGCCAGAATATTTTTAATCCAGCTCTTGTAGGCAGGGTTTTTCTTATGGCTTCTTGGCCAAAATACATGATTACATTTGCTAAACCATTTAGTTATGATGCAGTGACAGCCGCAACACCGTTGGCAGCGCTTAAAGAAGGTAAAATATTAGAGCATATTTCATATCTAGATCTATTTTTAGGTAAGCGCGGAGGATGTATCGGCGAAGTATGCATTTTGGCATTATTAATTGGTGCCGTATTTCTTTTAATCCGAGGGTACATTAGTTGGCATATACCGGTAACTTACATTTCTACTACAGCCGTGCTTACTTATATTTTTGGCGGCACGCATCTTTTTAACGGTGATTGGCTTTTTCATGTGTTAAACGGCGGTTTAATCCTTGGCGCATTTTTTATGGCTACTGATTATGTGGCTACTCCGCTGACTGCCAGAGGGCAGTTGATTTTTGGTGTAGGCTGCGGAGTGTTTACTGTGGTTATCCGTTTATGGGGCGGGTATCCTGAAGGAGTTTCATACGCCATATTAATGATGAATGCAGCTACGCCGTTTATTGATCGGTATACTAAAAACAGGATTTATGGAACAAGATGA
- a CDS encoding MFS transporter, giving the protein MARFRKVLKNRNFFLLWLGQIISQMGDRLGQMALIAFVYLRAPGSTLQIAKILSFTIIPVFLIGPLAGVYVDRWDRRRTMYFCDFMRSLLMLAIPLFLFYSKNLAPIYLIIFIAFSIGRFFVPAKLSIIPDLVNHKDLLIANSLINTSGMIAAVLGFGISGVLVEKLGAKSGFYLNSLTFLVSGLFIFLISKKFIAQTSFEEVGKEIVEVIRKSVFQEVKEGVLYFIQKKDIRFTAGIIFALWSALGSVYVVIIVFVQKTLHSATKDLGLLVMFLGIGLFLGSLVYGKFGQRISHYKIIFVSLVFSGIMLMMFALGIYYFPIFMLAAFLAICLGLIVSPIMIASNTIIHNVSDNEMLGKIFSSLEIVMHLGFILFMFISSILAERFSHLLILVIVGCLLSLLGVVSLFLNRKVTWLD; this is encoded by the coding sequence ATGGCTAGATTTCGTAAGGTACTGAAAAATCGTAATTTCTTTTTATTGTGGCTAGGCCAGATTATCTCTCAGATGGGGGATAGGCTTGGACAAATGGCTTTGATTGCCTTTGTCTATTTACGCGCTCCGGGCTCAACGCTACAAATCGCTAAAATTCTTTCCTTTACTATTATTCCGGTATTTCTTATTGGCCCATTAGCTGGAGTTTATGTAGATCGTTGGGACAGGCGCAGGACGATGTATTTCTGCGATTTCATGCGTAGTTTACTGATGTTAGCCATTCCATTATTTTTATTTTATAGTAAAAATTTAGCTCCAATTTACCTGATCATTTTTATTGCTTTTTCTATCGGCAGGTTTTTTGTGCCGGCGAAGCTCTCAATTATTCCCGATCTGGTGAATCATAAAGATTTATTGATCGCCAATTCCCTGATTAACACATCTGGAATGATCGCGGCAGTGTTGGGATTTGGGATAAGCGGGGTACTTGTGGAAAAATTGGGGGCTAAAAGCGGTTTTTACCTGAATTCTCTAACATTTCTGGTTTCAGGGTTATTTATTTTTCTGATTTCCAAGAAGTTTATTGCGCAGACTAGCTTTGAAGAAGTGGGTAAGGAGATTGTTGAGGTAATTAGGAAATCTGTATTCCAGGAAGTTAAAGAGGGAGTCCTTTATTTTATCCAAAAGAAAGATATTCGTTTTACTGCTGGGATTATCTTTGCGCTTTGGTCGGCATTAGGCTCGGTTTATGTGGTGATTATTGTTTTCGTGCAGAAGACGCTGCATTCGGCAACCAAGGATCTTGGCCTTTTGGTGATGTTTCTAGGAATCGGTTTATTTTTAGGGTCTTTAGTTTATGGAAAATTTGGCCAGCGTATTTCGCATTACAAAATCATTTTTGTTTCACTGGTCTTTAGCGGTATAATGTTAATGATGTTTGCTTTAGGGATATATTATTTCCCTATTTTTATGCTGGCTGCGTTTCTAGCAATATGTCTAGGATTAATTGTTTCTCCGATTATGATTGCTTCCAATACAATTATTCATAATGTCAGCGATAATGAGATGCTGGGCAAGATCTTTAGTTCTCTTGAGATAGTTATGCATCTAGGGTTTATTTTGTTTATGTTTATCAGCAGTATTCTTGCTGAAAGATTCTCACATTTATTAATTTTGGTCATTGTTGGTTGTTTATTAAGCTTATTGGGTGTCGTGAGTTTATTTCTTAACCGAAAGGTAACATGGTTAGATTAG
- the rsxC gene encoding electron transport complex subunit RsxC: MVRLAENKHLVENKAIEKLPFPGKVYLPLIQHLGKICNPEVKVGDTVSLGQRIASIEANVYASIHASISGKVIAIQEWPHPVLGRAKAIVIEGDGQDDNSIFTLKDQQGIDKLSAQDIRKIVLDGGIVGMGGASFPTYIKLNPPKPVNTLIINGAECEPYLTADARLMVEKTEEISKGIVLVARCLGIEKIYIGIEENKPEAIKAFSSFSNVKVKVLKSDYPQGGEKQLIQNILGKEIPRGKLPFDIGVVVQNVATVYAIYEAVYKGKPLIERIVTVTGSCVKNPKNLLVCLGTPIRNLIEFCGPLTDEPAKIIIGGPMMGIAQYTDEAPIIKSSGGLLLMNKKEAKILDEDPCIRCAACVRGCPVGLMPCQINLASEKLLWVLAKEYGALDCIECGICNFVCPSKRRLLQTIKRAKLEVTK, from the coding sequence ATGGTTAGATTAGCAGAAAATAAACATCTTGTTGAAAACAAAGCGATTGAAAAATTGCCGTTTCCCGGTAAGGTTTACCTTCCTTTAATCCAGCATTTGGGGAAAATCTGTAATCCTGAAGTAAAAGTTGGCGATACGGTGAGTCTTGGCCAGAGGATTGCCAGTATAGAGGCCAATGTTTATGCGTCTATCCATGCCTCGATATCCGGAAAAGTAATAGCTATACAGGAGTGGCCGCATCCTGTTTTAGGCCGCGCCAAAGCGATTGTCATAGAAGGGGATGGTCAGGATGATAATTCGATATTTACTTTAAAAGATCAGCAAGGGATAGATAAGCTTAGCGCGCAGGATATTAGAAAAATTGTTTTAGATGGCGGTATAGTGGGCATGGGAGGGGCGAGCTTTCCCACCTATATAAAACTCAATCCGCCTAAGCCGGTAAACACTCTGATTATTAATGGCGCAGAGTGTGAGCCATATTTAACCGCAGATGCCAGGCTTATGGTTGAGAAAACCGAAGAGATATCCAAGGGTATTGTTTTGGTGGCCAGATGTCTGGGCATAGAAAAAATTTATATCGGGATAGAAGAAAACAAGCCTGAAGCGATAAAGGCATTTTCTAGTTTTTCTAATGTCAAGGTTAAAGTTTTAAAGTCAGATTATCCTCAGGGCGGAGAAAAACAACTAATCCAAAATATATTGGGTAAAGAAATTCCCCGGGGTAAACTGCCATTTGATATTGGTGTGGTGGTGCAGAATGTAGCCACGGTTTATGCAATTTATGAAGCAGTTTATAAAGGCAAGCCCTTAATTGAACGGATAGTTACGGTTACCGGAAGCTGTGTAAAAAATCCCAAAAATTTGCTGGTGTGTTTAGGCACGCCGATAAGGAATCTGATTGAATTTTGTGGGCCGCTTACCGATGAGCCGGCAAAAATTATTATCGGCGGCCCGATGATGGGTATTGCCCAGTATACGGATGAGGCCCCGATTATAAAATCTAGCGGTGGCCTGCTGTTAATGAATAAAAAAGAGGCCAAAATTTTAGATGAGGATCCTTGTATACGTTGTGCCGCTTGCGTGCGCGGCTGCCCTGTAGGGCTTATGCCTTGTCAGATTAATTTAGCTTCTGAGAAATTACTTTGGGTTCTGGCTAAAGAATATGGGGCTCTTGATTGTATCGAATGCGGAATATGTAATTTTGTTTGCCCATCTAAGCGCAGGTTGTTACAAACGATTAAAAGGGCAAAGTTAGAGGTAACGAAATGA
- a CDS encoding RnfABCDGE type electron transport complex subunit G, whose protein sequence is MREIFRYGFILAFICIVATGLLAAVNVITAPKILAQAQAEEQAALKEVMPLAVKFTAVKSDIDQQTLYYKVLDGQGKIIGYIFKASGKGYSSVIQTLVGMDSTGKISAVKVLSQNETPGLGVRITENKFTDQFRDQDSLNLSGVQAISGATISSRAVMNSVIKKAQEIKELIKNEK, encoded by the coding sequence ATGAGAGAGATATTCCGTTACGGCTTTATTTTAGCTTTTATTTGCATAGTTGCTACGGGATTATTAGCCGCGGTCAACGTAATCACTGCGCCGAAAATTCTTGCGCAAGCTCAAGCAGAGGAGCAGGCAGCGCTTAAAGAGGTTATGCCTTTAGCCGTCAAATTTACAGCGGTTAAATCCGATATTGATCAGCAAACTTTGTATTATAAGGTACTTGACGGCCAGGGTAAAATAATAGGTTATATTTTTAAGGCTAGCGGTAAAGGGTATTCTAGTGTAATTCAAACATTAGTCGGGATGGATTCTACAGGTAAAATTAGCGCGGTAAAAGTTTTATCACAAAATGAAACCCCAGGGTTGGGGGTACGTATAACCGAAAATAAATTTACTGATCAGTTTAGAGATCAGGATAGCTTGAATTTATCCGGGGTGCAGGCAATTAGCGGGGCAACGATCTCTAGCCGCGCCGTAATGAATTCAGTTATCAAGAAAGCTCAAGAAATAAAGGAATTGATAAAGAATGAGAAGTAA